The following coding sequences are from one Gossypium raimondii isolate GPD5lz chromosome 4, ASM2569854v1, whole genome shotgun sequence window:
- the LOC128040444 gene encoding uncharacterized protein LOC128040444, whose protein sequence is MRVVGSFELNVITSVTTQVSSLANMINTMQKSSEVKELKATRLSCVYCGEDHIFKECPSNPAFVYYMGNLNMNNNPYSNTYNLDRVDKGVAETTNLESNQSKTLEQYKKSNTNVKIGPSNAKANSNSIGEHNSWWARKSLQPEIHASLPFPQRFQNHRYDQQFRQFLDFLKQLHINIPLVEALEQNPNYVRFMKDILPRKRQLREFKIVAMNEWCTAMLTNKLPPKFNDLESFTIPYSIGNKFFVKALCDLVASINLLPMSVFKNLGIGEVRRTTMTLQLVDQTYVHPEGKIEDVLERVDKFIFLANFIVLDCEADKDVPIILGRLFLTIG, encoded by the exons ATGAGAGTAGTTGGATCATTTGAACTGAATGTGATTACATCAGTTACTACTCAGGTATCTTCTTTAGCCAACATGATAAATACGATGCAAAAGTCTAGTGAGGTGAAAGAGCTGAAAGCAACTAGGTTATCTTGTGTTTACTGTGGTGAGGATCACATTTTTAAAGAGTGTCCCTCAAACCCAGCATTTGTCTACTATATGGGCAACTTGAATATGAACAACAACCCTTATTCCAACACGTATAATCTTG ATAGAGTTGACAAGGGTGTTGCTGAAACAACGAATTTAGAATCTAATCAAAGCAAAACTCTTGAACAATACAAGAAGAGTAACACAAATGTGAAAATTGGACCAAGTAATGCCAAAGCAAATTCAAATAGCATTGGTGAACATAATTCCTGGTGGGCAAGAAAGTCACTACAACCTGAAATTCACGCATCCCTACCATTTCCCCAACGATTTCAGAATCACAGATACGACCAACAATTCAGGCAATTCTTGGATTTCCTtaagcaacttcacatcaatatacctttggtggAAGCCTTGGAGCAAAATCCTAACTATGTCAGGTTTATGAAAGACATACTTCCAAGGAAGAGACAATTGAGAGAATTCAAAATAGTCGCAATGAATGAATGGTGCACTGCTATGCTGACAAATAAATTGCCTCCAAAGTTCAACGACCTAGAAAGCTTCACAATACCTTACTCAATTGGTAACAAATTTTTTGTGAAGGCCTTGTGCGATTTAGTAGCGAGCATAAACCTTTTGCCCATGTCCGTGTTCAAAAATTTGGGAATTGGTGAAGTAAGACGCACCACTATGACCTTGCAATTGGTAGATCAAACATATGTACACCCAGAAGGTAAAATAGAAGATGTCCTGGAAAGGgtagataaattcatttttcttgcTAATTTCATTGTATTAGACTGTGAAGCTGACAAAGATGTGCCTATTATTCTAGGTAGACTTTTTCTTACAATAGGATGA